The Parashewanella tropica genome window below encodes:
- the glnS gene encoding glutamine--tRNA ligase, which produces MDHEGNEVRPSNFIRNIIDDDLESGKHTEVHTRFPPEPNGYLHIGHAKSICLNFGIAQDYQGKCNLRFDDTNPEKEDIDYVNSIQADVKWLGFQWEGDVRYSSNYFDKLHQYAIELINKGLAYVCFLNADETREYRGTLKEPGKNSPYRDTSPEENLALFEKMRLGEFKEGECALRAKIDMASPFMCMRDPVIYRIRFAEHHQTGDKWCIYPMYDFTHCISDAIEDITHSLCTLEFQDNRRVYDWILDHLDDFNKPSRTHQYEFSRLNLEYTLMSKRKLNDLVERKIVNGWDDPRMPTIAGLRRRGYTPASIREFCKRIGVTKMDNLVEVGMLNACIREDLNENAPRAMAVIKPIKVIIENYPEGEVEKLSAPVHPNHEDLGVRELPFGRELFIDAADFREEANKKYKRLVLDKEVRLRNAYVIKAERCDKDEDGNVTTVYCTYDPETLGKNPSDGRKVKGVIHWVEATHAKPAEFRLYDSLFTDANPAAAESIDDIINPESLVVEHGVVEPSLVNAEVEKAYQFEREGYFCADNKDASADNLVFNLTVGLRDTFAG; this is translated from the coding sequence ATGGATCACGAGGGCAACGAAGTACGTCCAAGTAACTTCATTCGTAATATTATCGATGATGATCTAGAAAGTGGTAAGCATACCGAGGTTCACACGCGTTTTCCGCCAGAGCCAAATGGTTACCTTCACATAGGTCACGCAAAATCAATCTGCTTGAACTTTGGTATCGCACAAGACTACCAAGGAAAGTGTAATTTACGATTTGATGATACTAACCCTGAAAAAGAAGATATCGACTACGTTAATTCGATTCAGGCAGACGTTAAGTGGTTAGGCTTCCAATGGGAAGGCGACGTTCGTTACTCTTCAAATTACTTTGATAAGTTACATCAGTACGCAATTGAGCTAATCAACAAAGGTTTAGCTTATGTATGTTTCTTGAATGCTGATGAAACGCGTGAGTACCGTGGAACTTTAAAAGAGCCGGGTAAGAACAGTCCTTACCGTGATACTTCACCTGAAGAAAACTTAGCCCTATTTGAAAAAATGCGTTTAGGTGAATTCAAAGAAGGTGAGTGTGCGCTGCGTGCCAAAATAGATATGGCATCGCCATTCATGTGTATGCGTGATCCTGTGATTTATCGAATTCGTTTTGCTGAGCATCATCAGACGGGTGATAAGTGGTGCATTTATCCAATGTACGACTTTACTCACTGTATTTCGGATGCCATTGAAGATATTACTCATTCGTTGTGTACACTTGAGTTCCAAGATAACCGTCGTGTTTACGATTGGATTTTGGATCATCTGGATGATTTTAATAAGCCAAGTCGAACTCATCAGTATGAATTTTCACGCTTAAACCTAGAATATACTTTGATGTCAAAGCGTAAATTGAATGACTTGGTTGAGCGTAAAATCGTAAATGGTTGGGACGATCCTCGTATGCCAACTATTGCGGGTTTGCGCCGCCGAGGCTATACGCCAGCATCAATTCGTGAATTCTGTAAGCGTATCGGTGTAACCAAGATGGATAACTTGGTTGAAGTGGGTATGCTTAACGCTTGTATTCGTGAAGACTTAAATGAAAATGCACCTCGTGCAATGGCGGTTATTAAGCCAATTAAAGTCATCATTGAAAACTATCCTGAAGGTGAAGTTGAGAAACTTTCTGCTCCAGTTCACCCAAATCATGAAGATTTAGGTGTTCGTGAACTTCCTTTTGGTCGTGAGCTATTCATTGATGCCGCTGATTTCCGTGAAGAAGCCAATAAAAAGTACAAGCGCCTTGTTTTAGATAAAGAAGTTCGCCTGCGTAATGCTTATGTGATCAAAGCTGAACGCTGTGATAAAGACGAAGACGGTAATGTAACCACGGTTTACTGTACTTATGATCCTGAAACACTTGGTAAGAACCCAAGTGATGGTCGTAAGGTGAAAGGTGTTATCCACTGGGTTGAAGCGACACATGCAAAACCAGCTGAATTCCGTTTGTACGATAGCCTATTTACTGATGCTAACCCAGCTGCGGCTGAGTCAATTGATGACATCATTAATCCAGAATCATTAGTAGTTGAGCATGGTGTTGTGGAACCAAGCTTGGTTAACGCTGAAGTTGAAAAAGCGTATCAGTTTGAGCGCGAAGGTTATTTCTGTGCGGATAACAAAGATGCATCAGCGGACAACTTAGTGTTCAACTTAACGGTTGGCTTAAGAGATACGTTTGCTGGTTAA
- the cysS gene encoding cysteine--tRNA ligase, protein MLKIYNSLTRKKEEFTPIRSDKVGMYVCGVTIYDLCHIGHGRTFVSFDMIARYLRYKGYNLDYHRNITDVDDKIIKRANENNESCDELTERLISEMYADFDALNMIRPDLEPRATQHIPEMIDMVERLIERDHAYVSESGDVLFRVESFADYGRLSGQDLDQLKAGARVEVEDSKENPMDFVLWKMSKPGEPTWDSPWGPGRPGWHIECSAMNSKHLGLHFDIHGGGSDLQFPHHENEIAQSCCAHDTPYVNYWMHSGMVMIDKEKMSKSLNNFFTIRDVLEHYDSESVRYFLLSGHYRSQINYTEDNLNQARAAVERLYTAIKDLDLSVEPAEAPELVAKFDAAMDDDFNTPEAYSVLFDMAREINRLKGKDDVAANALGAKLKQLADVLGLLKQEPEAFFKGEGSQDEVAEIEALIVERNRARTEKDWPAADKARDALNALGVILEDGANGTTWRKK, encoded by the coding sequence ATGCTGAAGATATACAACAGCTTGACCCGCAAAAAAGAAGAATTTACGCCAATTCGTTCAGACAAAGTTGGCATGTACGTTTGTGGAGTCACCATCTACGATCTCTGTCATATTGGTCACGGTCGAACGTTCGTGTCTTTCGATATGATTGCTCGTTACCTTCGATACAAAGGCTACAATCTGGATTATCACAGAAACATCACTGATGTTGATGACAAAATCATTAAACGTGCCAACGAAAACAACGAGTCATGCGACGAGCTTACGGAACGCTTGATCAGTGAAATGTATGCTGATTTTGATGCGCTTAATATGATCCGCCCAGATCTTGAACCTCGTGCCACTCAACACATTCCTGAAATGATTGATATGGTTGAGCGTCTAATTGAACGTGATCATGCTTATGTGTCAGAAAGTGGTGATGTGCTGTTCCGCGTTGAATCATTTGCTGATTATGGTCGTTTATCTGGTCAGGATTTAGATCAACTTAAAGCAGGTGCGCGCGTTGAAGTTGAAGACTCAAAAGAAAATCCAATGGACTTCGTACTGTGGAAAATGTCTAAGCCAGGTGAGCCAACTTGGGATTCACCATGGGGACCTGGTCGTCCAGGATGGCACATTGAATGTTCAGCGATGAATAGCAAGCATTTAGGCTTACATTTTGATATTCACGGTGGTGGTTCAGACTTACAGTTCCCACACCATGAAAACGAAATCGCGCAATCATGCTGTGCCCATGACACGCCTTATGTGAACTATTGGATGCACTCTGGCATGGTGATGATCGACAAAGAGAAAATGTCGAAGTCATTGAATAACTTTTTCACCATTCGTGATGTACTTGAGCATTATGATTCTGAATCAGTACGTTACTTCTTGTTGTCAGGTCACTACCGTAGCCAAATCAACTACACCGAAGATAACTTAAATCAAGCTCGTGCTGCGGTTGAACGTTTATACACCGCAATTAAAGATTTAGATTTGAGTGTTGAGCCTGCTGAAGCCCCAGAGTTAGTTGCTAAGTTTGATGCGGCTATGGATGATGACTTCAATACACCTGAGGCTTATTCGGTGCTATTTGACATGGCCCGTGAAATCAATCGCTTGAAAGGTAAGGATGATGTTGCTGCTAATGCATTAGGTGCAAAACTGAAGCAACTTGCTGATGTGTTAGGTTTATTGAAGCAAGAACCTGAAGCCTTCTTTAAAGGTGAGGGCAGTCAAGATGAAGTGGCTGAAATCGAAGCTTTAATTGTTGAGCGTAACCGTGCAAGAACGGAAAAAGATTGGCCTGCAGCCGATAAAGCTCGTGATGCGTTAAATGCACTTGGTGTCATTTTAGAAGATGGTGCAAACGGTACTACTTGGCGTAAGAAGTAA
- a CDS encoding ferredoxin--NADP reductase, producing MNRYDLTVSDISQETKDSVSVYFSIPDSLKDLFHWKAGQHIRLQLEVGEELFTRNYSISSSKPEELKITVKKVKKGRVSTYINEKLSIGETVKVTQPNGNFILEPEQSKRRSHYFFTAGSGITPIYAMLTSVLENEANSFVYLLYGNKDGASTIFSGELHQLEEKYSERLVIQHCHSSPSWFKSSPWRTGRVDDKAVQAFINENPPYAQDCQYYICGPDTFIPNVKSALKAIDVPDSRIHAEYFGLGKKTEVQGGMDADLQVELNGKKQQLKVNAGESLLQAMLEAGISAPHSCEAGLCGTCQCKLVEGEVNMPNNSALEESEVKSGIILACQAVPHSAALKISYK from the coding sequence ATGAACAGGTATGATTTAACCGTTTCAGATATTTCACAAGAAACAAAGGACTCTGTTTCTGTTTACTTTTCAATTCCCGATAGTTTAAAGGATTTATTTCATTGGAAAGCAGGGCAACATATCAGGCTTCAATTGGAAGTCGGTGAAGAGCTATTTACACGAAACTACTCAATCTCATCAAGTAAGCCTGAAGAGCTTAAAATTACGGTTAAGAAAGTCAAAAAAGGTCGAGTTTCCACTTATATCAATGAGAAATTGAGTATTGGTGAAACAGTTAAAGTTACTCAGCCAAATGGCAATTTTATTTTAGAGCCAGAACAGAGTAAAAGACGAAGCCATTACTTTTTTACTGCAGGTTCAGGGATCACACCTATTTACGCTATGTTAACCAGCGTCCTTGAGAATGAAGCCAATAGTTTTGTTTATTTACTTTATGGTAACAAAGATGGGGCAAGCACCATATTTTCCGGTGAGCTTCATCAACTCGAAGAAAAGTATTCTGAAAGATTAGTCATTCAACACTGTCATAGTTCTCCAAGTTGGTTTAAATCAAGTCCTTGGCGAACAGGAAGAGTGGATGACAAAGCTGTTCAGGCTTTTATCAATGAAAATCCACCATATGCTCAGGATTGTCAGTATTATATTTGTGGTCCAGATACCTTTATCCCAAATGTTAAGTCCGCTTTAAAGGCCATTGATGTTCCAGACAGCCGCATCCATGCTGAATACTTTGGCTTGGGAAAAAAGACAGAAGTTCAAGGTGGTATGGATGCAGACTTACAAGTGGAATTGAATGGTAAGAAACAACAGCTAAAAGTCAATGCTGGCGAAAGCTTACTACAAGCCATGTTAGAAGCTGGGATCAGTGCTCCTCACTCATGCGAGGCTGGGCTGTGTGGTACTTGCCAATGTAAATTAGTCGAAGGCGAAGTTAATATGCCAAATAATTCAGCATTGGAAGAATCAGAAGTTAAATCAGGGATAATACTAGCCTGCCAAGCGGTGCCTCACTCCGCAGCATTAAAGATTAGTTATAAATAG
- the miaE gene encoding tRNA isopentenyl-2-thiomethyl-A-37 hydroxylase MiaE, producing MSYTELLSPIHQFLKCRTPEQWIEEAIKPENLSVILIDHLICELKAAQSAMYLIRKYAVDKESGDALLEWLKPFEDFAYRKEGNWRELVKHNTLTKSMLPKSGTPYGQDLIDKMVLLIKEELHHFYQVLELMDEFNVPYENITSSRYAKGMIRHVTSYEPDTLIDKLIIGAYIEARSCERFAAIAPHVDKRLGDFYVSLLRSEARHYQDYLTLAEEIAGGDISERVKFFGEKEAELISTPDADFKFHSGVPTI from the coding sequence TTGAGCTACACAGAGTTACTATCTCCAATTCATCAATTTTTAAAATGCAGAACGCCTGAACAATGGATAGAAGAGGCGATAAAGCCTGAAAATTTGTCAGTGATTTTAATCGATCATTTAATTTGTGAATTAAAGGCGGCTCAAAGTGCGATGTACTTAATTCGTAAATATGCCGTTGATAAAGAAAGTGGAGATGCGCTATTAGAATGGCTGAAGCCTTTTGAGGATTTTGCTTACCGTAAAGAGGGAAATTGGCGCGAACTGGTTAAACACAATACGTTAACAAAATCTATGTTACCTAAGTCAGGCACGCCTTATGGGCAAGACTTGATTGATAAAATGGTTTTGCTGATAAAAGAAGAGTTACATCATTTTTATCAAGTATTAGAGCTGATGGATGAGTTTAACGTTCCTTACGAAAACATCACTTCAAGTCGATATGCCAAAGGTATGATCCGTCATGTAACTAGCTATGAACCAGATACCTTGATTGATAAATTGATCATCGGAGCTTATATCGAAGCCAGATCGTGTGAACGCTTTGCAGCGATTGCTCCTCATGTTGATAAGCGATTAGGTGATTTCTATGTTTCTTTACTTCGTAGTGAAGCTCGCCATTATCAAGATTATTTGACGTTAGCAGAAGAAATTGCTGGTGGTGATATCAGTGAGCGCGTTAAGTTCTTCGGAGAAAAAGAAGCTGAGTTAATCAGTACTCCTGATGCTGATTTTAAGTTTCATAGTGGAGTACCAACAATCTAA
- the feoB gene encoding Fe(2+) transporter permease subunit FeoB, whose product MKQTFTCVTVGNPNAGKSTLFNALTGSNQQVGNWSGVTVEKKTGTFEQAGLEVAITDLPGIYDLTAASDGCDCSLDETIAQQFLSQQSVDCIVNLVDASNVERHLYLTTQLLELGIPVVVLLNKHDVALQRGIEIDLKKLSERLSCPVINVCSRNEQDIEKVKQLLSDILKADHAQSPLRLNYDVQVERKIAELQEDEEISRSQALTQLTRKQACGETLTTDNSDIEILIASARYQFADQVCQDVIADEKKATFTDKFDKLALHPFLGIPFFLFMMYMTFMLSINVGSAFIDFFDITSGALFVDHFGLLLSNIGTPDWLVTILAGGVGQGIQTVSTFIPVIAALFLVLSILESSGYMARAAFVVDGLMRRVGLPGKAFVPMIVGFGCNVPAIMATRTLGNERERIVTGMMAPFMSCGARLSVYALFAAAFFPESGQNIVFLLYILGILVAIGTGLLLRKTILPGTSSTSVMELPDYEVPQFKAVMSRTWKRTKSFIFGAGKTIVIVVTLLNFINAIGTDGSFGNEDSSNSVLSVASQKVTPLFSPIGVKEDNWPATVGIITGIFAKEAVVGTLNNLYSGGQDSEVQPFIHSLNEAIATIPANLLDIKVEDPLSLNIGDVKDKQVAAEDQDVNVSTFGALQAGFVTKTAAFSYLLFILLYTPCVAALGALVSEFGGKWARFAAFWTFGMAYGSAVLVYQTATFTQHPLSSSAWIVGVLLALFAFYQWLKKKGKQVQQVIPGIKVVTG is encoded by the coding sequence ATGAAACAGACATTCACTTGCGTCACAGTTGGTAATCCAAACGCAGGTAAATCAACACTATTTAATGCGTTAACAGGTTCTAATCAACAAGTTGGTAACTGGTCGGGTGTAACAGTAGAGAAGAAAACTGGAACATTTGAACAAGCGGGCTTAGAAGTTGCGATTACTGATCTACCTGGTATTTATGATTTAACTGCAGCAAGTGATGGTTGTGATTGCTCATTGGATGAAACCATCGCACAGCAGTTTTTATCTCAACAATCTGTAGATTGCATCGTTAACCTTGTTGATGCTTCAAATGTAGAACGTCATTTATATTTGACCACTCAATTACTCGAGCTAGGCATTCCCGTTGTAGTCCTATTAAATAAGCACGATGTTGCTTTACAGCGTGGTATTGAAATTGATCTGAAGAAGCTTAGTGAGCGTTTATCGTGTCCTGTTATTAATGTCTGTTCTCGTAACGAGCAGGATATTGAGAAAGTAAAGCAACTATTGAGCGACATTCTAAAGGCCGATCATGCTCAATCCCCTTTACGATTAAATTACGATGTGCAAGTTGAAAGAAAGATTGCTGAGCTACAAGAAGATGAAGAAATATCACGCTCGCAAGCGTTAACTCAACTTACACGTAAACAAGCTTGTGGTGAAACGCTAACAACAGATAATAGCGACATTGAAATTCTCATTGCAAGTGCTCGATATCAATTTGCAGATCAAGTTTGCCAAGATGTTATTGCTGATGAAAAAAAAGCAACCTTTACGGATAAGTTCGATAAGTTAGCACTTCACCCGTTCTTAGGCATACCCTTCTTCTTATTTATGATGTACATGACATTTATGTTGAGCATAAATGTGGGTAGTGCATTTATCGACTTTTTTGACATTACATCTGGGGCATTGTTCGTTGATCACTTTGGGCTGCTCTTATCAAATATAGGAACGCCAGACTGGTTGGTCACGATTTTAGCTGGAGGTGTGGGGCAGGGCATACAAACGGTATCGACCTTTATTCCCGTTATCGCTGCACTTTTCCTAGTACTTTCAATTTTAGAAAGCTCAGGTTACATGGCGCGTGCGGCATTTGTCGTAGATGGTTTGATGCGTCGTGTTGGTCTACCAGGCAAAGCTTTTGTACCTATGATAGTTGGCTTTGGTTGTAATGTGCCAGCGATAATGGCAACTCGGACTTTAGGTAACGAAAGAGAGCGTATTGTTACGGGAATGATGGCGCCGTTTATGTCTTGTGGTGCACGTTTGTCTGTGTATGCTTTATTTGCTGCGGCTTTCTTCCCTGAGTCTGGGCAAAACATCGTATTCCTTCTTTATATTCTTGGAATATTGGTTGCTATAGGAACGGGCTTACTGCTGCGAAAAACCATTCTTCCAGGAACTAGCAGTACATCTGTAATGGAGCTGCCTGATTACGAAGTACCACAATTTAAAGCGGTAATGTCTAGAACTTGGAAAAGAACCAAGAGCTTTATTTTTGGTGCAGGTAAAACCATTGTAATCGTTGTAACACTGCTGAACTTTATCAATGCCATCGGAACAGACGGTTCGTTTGGTAACGAAGATTCCAGTAACTCAGTTTTAAGTGTGGCAAGTCAGAAGGTGACACCTTTGTTCTCGCCAATAGGCGTCAAAGAAGATAACTGGCCTGCAACCGTCGGTATCATCACTGGTATCTTCGCTAAAGAAGCGGTAGTGGGCACCTTGAACAATTTGTATTCTGGTGGACAAGATTCAGAAGTTCAGCCATTTATACATAGTTTGAATGAAGCGATTGCCACGATTCCAGCAAACTTGTTGGATATTAAAGTTGAGGATCCATTATCGTTAAATATCGGTGATGTAAAAGATAAACAAGTGGCAGCTGAAGACCAAGACGTGAATGTCTCGACGTTTGGCGCATTACAAGCTGGATTTGTTACAAAGACTGCCGCGTTTTCTTACCTACTCTTTATTTTACTTTATACACCTTGTGTAGCAGCACTAGGCGCATTGGTGAGTGAATTCGGTGGTAAGTGGGCTAGATTTGCTGCATTTTGGACATTCGGAATGGCTTACGGCAGTGCCGTATTAGTTTATCAAACAGCAACATTTACTCAGCACCCATTGTCATCGTCTGCGTGGATTGTTGGTGTTCTACTCGCTTTGTTTGCTTTTTACCAGTGGCTTAAAAAGAAAGGAAAGCAGGTTCAGCAGGTTATTCCAGGTATAAAAGTAGTAACAGGATAA
- a CDS encoding UDP-2,3-diacylglucosamine diphosphatase produces the protein MSVLFIGDLHLSEDHPYITDCFFHFLQTHAQKAEALYILGDLFEVWVGDDVAEPFAIEVAEKLKAISRYTKIYFINGNRDFLLSHRYARQAGMRILDEVHTLDLYGKPTVILHGDSLCTLDEDYQKFRKFRNKAWVKWLYASLPGGIRRAIARKIRNKSKSSNQYKTTQIMDVEPSAVKQLMQQTKTVQMIHGHTHRPGYNQVDETKERIVVGDWYEQGSMLEVSHDGATLHTLPF, from the coding sequence ATGAGTGTACTTTTTATTGGTGATCTTCATTTAAGTGAAGATCACCCTTATATCACAGATTGTTTTTTTCACTTTTTACAGACTCACGCTCAAAAAGCTGAGGCGCTGTATATCCTTGGTGATCTTTTCGAAGTTTGGGTTGGTGACGATGTAGCAGAACCTTTTGCTATTGAAGTCGCTGAAAAACTCAAAGCGATTTCTCGATATACCAAAATTTATTTTATTAATGGCAACCGTGACTTTTTATTAAGTCATAGATATGCACGCCAAGCCGGAATGAGAATTCTTGATGAAGTTCATACCCTCGATTTGTATGGTAAGCCCACCGTAATTTTACACGGTGACAGCCTTTGCACTTTGGATGAAGATTATCAAAAATTTCGTAAGTTTCGAAATAAGGCATGGGTAAAATGGCTTTATGCTAGCCTACCAGGTGGGATACGCCGAGCAATTGCTAGAAAGATCCGCAATAAAAGTAAAAGCTCAAACCAATACAAAACAACTCAGATAATGGATGTTGAACCATCAGCGGTTAAGCAACTGATGCAGCAAACCAAGACTGTGCAAATGATTCACGGGCATACGCATCGTCCTGGGTATAACCAAGTTGATGAAACCAAAGAACGGATTGTAGTTGGTGATTGGTATGAACAAGGCAGTATGTTAGAAGTGTCACATGATGGAGCCACTTTACACACACTACCTTTTTAA
- a CDS encoding aromatic ring-hydroxylating oxygenase subunit alpha, translating to MKKNDVIPLKAYTDPKWFDLEMEHIFSKTWYYAGLMEDISEPGQFKCIQAGLNSIIIVMGRDFRLRAFHNMCRHKGTQLLRAEGKAQKSITCPYHDWTYDLEGDLISVPKMSAEFANLDKTCLGLKRASVDIWRGMLWVHPEENPISITEWFAPVENLLGPHQVEHLVEAKDYKVVEEINANWKIVVENYIDHYHLAQLHSGTLNMYDHAKAEFGFAGPHFAFWEPLDEEYAANLEKHTSMPLIDHIPKDQLGAYVPMLFPGIGLGESEAAWSVFHVIPIAVDKTRVEVRTKVMPASDWEFAKYSMRSASFWMKRIKPKYATEDSKHPLGSADFMQEDIYVCEQQQKSFQSPYFELGPSAEYGESPVREHQKVVLEYLKPFVPEK from the coding sequence ATGAAGAAAAATGATGTAATTCCATTAAAAGCTTACACAGACCCTAAGTGGTTCGATCTTGAAATGGAGCATATTTTTTCAAAAACTTGGTATTACGCGGGGTTGATGGAAGATATTTCAGAGCCAGGCCAGTTTAAGTGTATACAAGCAGGGCTCAATAGCATCATTATCGTGATGGGGCGAGATTTTCGTCTTAGAGCTTTTCATAACATGTGTCGGCATAAAGGCACACAGCTATTACGAGCAGAAGGTAAAGCACAAAAGTCAATAACTTGTCCCTACCATGATTGGACTTATGATCTAGAAGGCGATCTTATATCCGTACCCAAAATGAGTGCGGAATTTGCGAATTTAGATAAAACTTGTCTTGGCCTTAAACGTGCTTCAGTGGATATATGGCGTGGTATGTTATGGGTTCATCCTGAGGAAAATCCAATATCAATAACAGAATGGTTTGCCCCTGTCGAAAATCTGTTAGGTCCACATCAAGTTGAACATCTCGTCGAAGCAAAAGACTACAAGGTTGTAGAAGAAATTAATGCCAATTGGAAAATCGTCGTTGAGAATTACATCGATCACTATCATCTCGCTCAACTCCATAGCGGTACTTTAAATATGTACGATCATGCAAAAGCTGAGTTTGGCTTTGCGGGACCTCATTTTGCTTTTTGGGAACCTCTGGATGAAGAGTATGCTGCAAATCTAGAAAAGCACACATCAATGCCATTGATTGATCATATTCCTAAAGACCAACTGGGCGCATATGTTCCTATGTTATTTCCCGGGATAGGCTTGGGAGAATCAGAAGCGGCTTGGTCGGTGTTTCATGTGATACCGATTGCTGTTGATAAAACGCGTGTTGAAGTCAGAACCAAGGTCATGCCTGCATCTGACTGGGAATTTGCCAAATACAGTATGCGCTCAGCTTCGTTTTGGATGAAGAGAATAAAACCAAAGTATGCGACCGAAGATAGTAAACATCCACTTGGCTCTGCTGATTTTATGCAAGAAGACATTTACGTGTGTGAACAGCAACAAAAATCATTTCAAAGTCCTTATTTTGAACTGGGACCATCGGCAGAATATGGTGAATCACCGGTGAGAGAACATCAAAAGGTGGTGTTAGAGTACTTAAAACCGTTTGTACCGGAGAAATAA
- a CDS encoding Yip1 family protein: MILNHLMGLYTQPKQEWHNIEKNHESLKSSLSHVLLVALIPAICAYIGSAHIGWNPVASAEKLFLTSHSAVLMSVGMYFGLIIGVLALAYLAHWMAKTFDANPTFTQAIELASYTATPMFMVGLSALYPELWFMMTVALIGISYSVYLLYTGVPIIMNIPEEKGFIYASSLVTCGLVLLVGLMATSVILWSNGFGPELAGG; the protein is encoded by the coding sequence ATGATCTTAAATCACTTAATGGGTTTATATACCCAACCGAAACAAGAATGGCATAACATCGAAAAAAATCATGAGTCATTAAAAAGTAGCCTATCTCATGTATTGTTAGTCGCCTTAATTCCTGCAATCTGTGCTTATATAGGTTCTGCTCATATTGGCTGGAACCCAGTGGCCAGTGCTGAAAAACTATTTTTAACTTCACATAGCGCCGTATTAATGTCTGTAGGCATGTACTTCGGATTAATTATCGGTGTATTAGCTCTTGCGTATTTGGCTCATTGGATGGCAAAAACCTTCGATGCCAATCCAACTTTCACTCAAGCCATTGAACTAGCCTCTTATACCGCAACGCCGATGTTCATGGTAGGTTTGTCGGCGCTCTACCCTGAGCTTTGGTTTATGATGACGGTAGCCTTAATAGGGATCAGCTATTCCGTTTACCTGCTCTATACCGGTGTCCCCATTATTATGAATATTCCCGAAGAAAAGGGCTTTATTTATGCGAGCTCACTGGTCACTTGCGGTTTAGTGCTACTCGTTGGACTGATGGCAACCAGCGTAATTTTATGGAGTAACGGTTTCGGGCCTGAATTAGCGGGTGGATAA
- a CDS encoding peptidylprolyl isomerase, protein MITLHTNFGDIKIQLNHEKAPITAANFESYVKDGFFDGTIFHRVIDGFMIQGGGFTEDMQQKTTKEAIQNEANNGLSNKKGTLAMARTQAPHSASSQFFINVKDNDFLDFKSETLQGWGYCVFGEVVEGMDVVEKIKGVATGTKGMHADVPLEAVIIEKVSIDG, encoded by the coding sequence ATGATCACATTACATACAAACTTTGGTGATATCAAAATCCAACTTAACCACGAAAAAGCGCCTATCACAGCTGCAAACTTCGAGTCTTACGTTAAAGATGGCTTTTTCGATGGCACTATCTTCCACCGTGTTATTGATGGATTCATGATCCAAGGTGGTGGTTTCACTGAAGATATGCAGCAAAAAACCACTAAAGAAGCGATTCAAAACGAAGCAAACAATGGTCTTTCTAACAAGAAAGGTACTCTTGCAATGGCTCGTACTCAAGCGCCTCACTCTGCTTCTTCACAGTTCTTTATCAACGTTAAAGATAATGATTTCTTAGATTTCAAATCAGAAACCCTTCAAGGTTGGGGTTACTGTGTATTCGGTGAAGTTGTTGAAGGTATGGACGTTGTTGAGAAAATCAAAGGCGTAGCTACTGGTACTAAAGGCATGCATGCTGACGTACCATTAGAGGCTGTTATCATTGAAAAAGTATCTATCGACGGCTAA
- a CDS encoding FeoA family protein encodes MKLSELEPGDKVTVSEVGNSEMSQTIKRKLLSMGITPKSKITLIRRAPLGSGLEIEVRGSRLCVRSELADAIEVTR; translated from the coding sequence ATGAAGCTAAGTGAGCTTGAACCTGGAGACAAGGTTACCGTTTCTGAAGTAGGTAATTCTGAAATGTCCCAGACGATTAAAAGAAAGTTATTATCTATGGGGATCACGCCCAAAAGTAAGATCACATTAATAAGAAGGGCACCTTTAGGCAGCGGGTTAGAAATAGAAGTCCGTGGATCACGTCTTTGCGTTAGAAGCGAGTTAGCTGATGCTATTGAGGTAACAAGATGA